From one Malus sylvestris chromosome 1, drMalSylv7.2, whole genome shotgun sequence genomic stretch:
- the LOC126632360 gene encoding ABC transporter G family member 24-like → MVSKGANFGTFVSVGVLVLCWVHFVECQDVGDYDQIDNPAVLPLITHIVYGRISNVTAVLSREISNRSSFCVKDPEADWNEAFNFSSSVDFLTSCIQKTKGDITRRLCTAAEMKFYFNSFFEKSEGANYLRPNKNCNLTAWISGCEPGWACSVGPNKQVDLENSQDIPARTQSCQPCCEGFFCPHGLTCMIPCPSGSYCPQATLDKSTGLCEPYNYQLPPGQPNHTCGGANLWADVGSSSEIFCSAGSYCPTTVKSIPCSSGHYCRMGSTSEKRCFALTSCNPNTANQNVHAYGILLIAALSTLLLIIYNCSDQVLTTRERRLAKSREAAAKSARETAKARQRWKSAKDTAKKHASGLQAHLSRTFSRKKYSSELEKLEISTQSIPDTDDDLSIPPHPSRSSVSQSSPVPSEGKEKEPTELMQIMRKIEEDPEGYEGFSIGSEDTNVGNVPKGKKINTHSQIFKYAYGQLEKEKAQLQEYKDLTFSGVVKMATNNKIRKRLLIEISFKDLTLTLKAKNKHLLRCVTGKIRPGRITAVMGPSGAGKTTFLSALAGKAIGCRRTGLILINGKNTSIHSYKKIVGFVPQDDIVHGNLTVEENLWFSAKCRLSVDLPKPDKVLVVERVIESLGLQTVRGSLVGTVEKRGISGGQRKRVNVGLEMVMEPSLLILDEPTSGLDSASSQLLLRALRREALEGVNICMVVHQPSYALFKMFDDLVLLAKGGLTVYHGPTKKVEEYFAGLGINVPDRVNPPDHFIDILEGIVATEISSGVSHDELPIRWMLHNGYSVPPEMRQSATGLTISSMDENSNHETNSCGDDMMEKSFAGEVWQDVKSTVDLHRDRVRLNFLKSKDLSNRRIPGLFLQYRYFLGRVGKQRLREARMQAVDYLILLLAGACLGSLANVSDQTFGAGGYTYTIIAVSLLCKIAALRSFSLDRLHYWRESASGMSSLAYFLAKDTIDHFNTMIKPVVYLSMFYFFTNPRSSFADNYIVLVCLVYCVTGIAYALAIFFEQGAAQLSSVLLPVVLTLIATRPQDSELMKNLAKLCYPRWALEAFVTANAERYAGVWLITRCGSLLKAGYNLHNWNLCIIILTFVGIVSRAIAFFCMVTFQKK, encoded by the exons ATGGTCTCCAAAGGCGCCAACTTTGGCACATTTGTTTCAGTTGGGGTTTTGGTTCTGTGCTGGGTGCACTTTGTGGAGTGCCAGGATGTGGGGGACTATGACCAAATTGACAACCCAGCAGTTCTTCCTCTCATCACTCATATTGTGTACGGACGCATCTCCAATGTCACTGCAGTTCTCAGCCGAGAAATCAGCAATCGTTCCAGCTTCTGTGTCAAGGACCC GGAAGCCGATTGGAACGAGGCCTTTAATTTTTCCTCCAGTGTGGATTTCTTAACTTCCTGCATTCAAAAGACTAAAG GAGATATTACCCGACGTTTGTGTACAGCAGCCGAAATGAAGTTCTACTTCAACAGTTTTTTTGAAAAATCGGAGGGTGCAAATTACTTAAGACCGAACAAGAACTGTAATTTGACCGCATGGATTTCTGGGTGTGAGCCAGGATGGGCTTGCAGTGTTGGCCCAAATAAGCAGGTTGACCTTGAAAATTCACAGGACATCCCTGCTAGGACTCAGAGCTGCCAACCTTGTTGTGAAGGTTTCTTTTGCCCCCATGGTCTTACATGCATGATAC CTTGCCCATCAGGTTCTTATTGTCCCCAAGCAACGCTGGACAAATCAACCGGTCTGTGTGAACC ATACAATTACCAATTACCTCCGGGGCAACCAAATCATACTTGTGGAGGAGCAAATTTGTGGGCTGATGTTGGTAGTAGTAGTGAAATATTTTGTTCAGCTGGATCATATTGCCCAACCACCGTGAAAAGCATTCCTTGTAGTAGCGG ACATTACTGCAGAATGGGTTCTACATCTGAGAAAC GCTGCTTTGCTTTGACTTCCTGCAATCCAAACACCGCAAATCAAAATGTGCATGCATATGGAATACTGCTAATT GCAGCTCTGAGTACTCTGCTTCTTATTATATACAATTGTTCAGATCAAGTTCTCACCACTAGGGAGAGGAGACTTGCCAAATCCCGAGAAGCAGCAGCCAAAAGTGCAAGGGAAACGGCAAAAGCACGCCAAAGATGGAAATCGGCAAAAGATACTGCTAAGAAGCATGCAAGTGGATTGCAGGCTCACTTATCACGTACATTTTCTCGAAAAAAGTATAGCTCAGAACTTGAGAAGCTTGAGATTTCGACTCAATCTATACCTGACACAGATGATGACCTTTCGATACCACCACATCCAAGTAGATCTAGTGTTTCTCAGTCCTCACCTGTGCCATCAGAAGGAAAGGAAAAGGAACCTACTGAGCTCATGCAAATTATGCGTAAAATTGAAGAAGACCCTGAGGGTTATGAAGGTTTCAGTATTGGATCTGAGGATACGAATGTAGGAAATGTGCCAAAAGGAAAGAAGATCAATACTCATAGCCAAATTTTCAAGTATGCTTATGGTCAACTTGAGAAAGAGAAGGCTCAGCTGCAAGAGTACAAGGACCTAACCTTCTCAGGGGTGGTTAAAATGGCTACTAATAACAAAATAAGGAAACGGCTTCTCATTGAGATTTCTTTCAAAGACCTAACACTTACTTTGAAAGCAAAAAACAAGCATCTACTGAGGTGTGTAACTGGTAAAATTAGGCCTGGCCGCATCACTGCTGTTATGGGTCCATCAGGGGCTGGAAAAACAACGTTTCTTTCTGCCCTAGCTGGAAAAGCAATTGGATGCAGGAGGACTGGTTTAATTCTCATAAACGGAAAGAATACATCAATCCATTCGTATAAAAAAATCGTAGGGTTTGTACCACAAGATGATATTGTGCATGGAAACTTGACTGTGGAAGAGAATCTATGGTTCAGTGCAAAATGCAG ATTATCTGTGGACTTACCGAAACCGGATAAAGTGTTAGTGGTTGAACGAGTTATTGAGTCCTTGGGGCTTCAGACAGTACGTGGTTCCTTGGTTGGAACAGTAGAGAAGCGAGGAATTTCTGGAGGCCAGAGGAAACGTGTAAATGTTGGCTTGGAAATGGTTATGGAACCTTCACTTTTGATTTTGGATGAACCTACATCCGGTCTAGACAGCGCCTCTTCCCAGCTACTTCTTAGAGCACTTAGACGGGAAGCTCTTGAAGGGGTAAACATCTGCATGGTGGTTCACCAGCCTAG CTATGCCTTGTTCAAGATGTTTGATGATTTGGTACTCCTGGCAAAAGGTGGTCTTACTGTCTATCATGGACCAACAAAGAAAGTAGAGGAATACTTTGCAGGCCTTGGGATCAATGTCCCAGACCGAGTCAACCCTCCAGACCACTTCATTGACATTTTAGAGGGTATAGTTGCTACGGAAATAAGCTCGGGAGTGAGTCATGATGAGCTTCCCATCAGATGGATGCTTCATAATGGGTACTCAGTACCTCCTGAGATGAGGCAGAGTGCCACCGGACTTACAATATcatcaatggatgaaaattcAAATCACGAGACAAATTCTTGTGGTGATGATATGATGGAAAAGTCTTTTGCCGGAGAGGTATGGCAAGATGTGAAAAGTACTGTGGATCTGCATCGTGATAGGGTACGGCTCAATTTCTTGAAATCCAAGGATTTATCAAACCGCAGAATCCCGGGTTTATTTCTACAGTACAGATACTTCCTGGGCAG AGTTGGTAAGCAGAGACTTCGGGAAGCTCGTATGCAAGCAGTagattatttgattttattactTGCTGGAGCCTGCTTAGGATCTCTTGCGAACGTCAGCGATCAGACCTTTGGTGCAGGCGGTTACACTTATACTATTATTGCAGTTT CTCTACTATGTAAAATTGCGGCTCTGAGGTCGTTTTCTCTAGACAGATTACACTATTGGAGAGAGAGCGCTTCAGGGATGAGCAGCTTGGCTTATTTTCTGGCCAAGGATACTATTGACCATTTTAATACAATGATCAAACCTGTAGTGTATTTGTCCATGTTCTACTTCTTTACCAACCCAAGATCTAGCTTTGCAGATAACTACATTGTTCTGGTCTGCCTCGTGTATTGTGTAACTGGTATAGCCTACGCGTTAGCAATATTTTTCGAACAAGGTGCAGCCCAACTA TCGTCGGTCCTTCTTCCAGTTGTTTTGACTCTTATAGCAACACGGCCACAAGATAGTGAACTTATGAAGAATTTAGCTAAGTTGTGCTACCCGAGGTGGGCTTTGGAAGCATTTGTGACTGCAAATGCTGAAAG GTATGCGGGAGTATGGCTGATAACTCGCTGCGGTTCACTTCTGAAGGCCGGCTATAACCTTCATAACTGGAATCTTTGTATAATTATCCTAACATTCGTAGGTATAGTTAGTCGGGCGATAGCATTCTTTTGTATGGTGACCTTtcagaagaaatga